The Mucilaginibacter terrae region GGCTGAGGATAAAGAGGTATGCTATATTTTTAACCACGGATGATTTGAGTTCTGGTTTATACAAAAACGTCATTGCGAGGTACGAAGCAATCTCTGTGCTGATAAATGCTTTTGATAAGCATAATTCAGGGATTGCTTCGTACCTCGCAATGACGGGTATTTTTTAAATGAATCTTAAAATTTATTGTCTTTTAGGCTCAGCAGCTTTAACCGAATCAGGCTGCTCATCATAAGCATGCAGGTCGTACCTGTTGATTAAGCCCAAAACCTGCGAACCCCATTTTTTGCTGCTGGCATAACCGCTGCGCTGTATACCTTTTACCCAGCTTTTATAATCATAATGCGAAAGCGATACCGACAGGTGGCTGAACTGCTTACGCTCGGTCATGATGCGGGCAAAATCCTGAAAAGAGTCGGTTGCGGAGTCGTATTGCTTGTAGGCCGATTTAGTTTTTTTGCGACCTGTATAAGATACAGGGCTTTTACCTTTTACACCAAAGTGGTTGTTTTGCGTGCGGGCTAATTTGCTGTTTCCGCTGGCACTTTCGTGCATGGCTATAGCTAAAATGATGCTTGCCGGTACACCGCTCTCGTGCATAATGCGAATGGCATTATCTTTGAACTTGTCTACATATGTTTTTGAAGTATTTTGTGCCGAAGCAGCAAAAGCCGACGTTAACAAACAGGCAATCAGTAAGATTTTCTTCATAATTTACTTTTTTCTGATGACGAGCACGCCGTCTCGCACAGGTAATATTAGTTTTTCAACCTGTGTGTTAACAGCTATGGTGTCATTTAGTTTTCTGAAAAGCTGAGTGTCGGTATCATTTGCATCACCGTACACTTTGCCCTTCCACAAAACGTTATCAATTATTATTAAACCTCCCGGTCGTATCTTATCAATAATCAACTCGAAGTAAGTCAAATTGCTCTTCTTATCCGCGTCGATAAACGCAAGGTCGTAAATATTTTCTGACAATCCAAATAGTACGTCCTGTGCGTCGCCTATATAAAGCTCTATACGGTCTTGTACGTCAGCCAGTTCGAAGTTGTTGCGCAGTGTATCCTCCTGCTCGCGATTCACTTCTATGGTATGTACTTTTCCACCCTCGGTAAGCCCTTCGGCCAGGCAAATAGTGGCGTAACCGGTAAAGGTACCTATTTCTAAAACCAGTTTAGGCTGCACCATTTTGCTTAACATGCTCAATAACCGGCCCTGGTAGTGGCCGCTCAGCATATTGGGTTTTAACTGCTTTAAATAGGTATCGCGGTTTATTTTCTTCAGCGCCTCGGGCTCGGGGTCGCAGTGGGTTTCGAGGTAGGTTTGTAATTGTGGATCGAGTATTTCCATCCGGCAAATGTCGGGCTTTTTTACTTTTTTAACTAACTTCACATTATCGTACTGTCTTAATACATATAATCACAGCATTCAGCCAACTTCTTAAACAGGAGCTGAGCTTTCTATTGCCCAATCTCAGGGCATCATTCTCAAATTTTATTAAGACAAATAATCATGACACATCAAACAGTAGCCTTAATTGGCGCTACCGGAAAGGCCGGAAAATATATTCTTCAACATTTGTTAACAAGCGGTTATAAAGTAAATGCGCTCATCCGTAAACCTAAAGAATTTCTAATTTCTCATCCTTTGTTAGAAGTAATACAGGGCGATGCAAAAGATGCAGATACAATTGATATGCTCTTACAAAACTGTACAGCTGTAATTAGCACTCTGGGGCAAAAACCCGGTGAGCCATTATGTTCAGCCCTGGCTACCCGCCACATCATCAGTGGTATGGAAAAGCATCACATCGAGCGTTATGTTTTTTTATCGGGATTAAACCTCGATGTACCCGGCGACCGAAAAAGCGAAACCAACCAGGCCAAAAGCCTATGGATGCGGCAGCATTACCCAGAAGCTGTGGCCAATAAGCAGGATGCCTACGAATTAGTAGCCAAAAGTAATATTGATTACACCATGATACGCCTGCCGCTAATTGAGCAAACCGATGAACGACGAAAGCTGATCGTTGATTTGCACGATTGCCCGGGCGAAGATATCAGCACTACCGATTTAGCTGAATTTATAGTGCAGCAGATAAATAATAAGGAATATGTGAGGAAAGCCCCCTTTGTGGCGAGTTTGTAACTAAAAAAGAGCCGGTGATTGCCGGCTCTTTTTAGTTTCTGTCATCAACCCATAAGGTGTCTACATGTATGTTGCAACGGTTGCTTAAAAAATTTACAACCTCCTTTTCTTTATTCATCTTGAGCGTTCCCTTGTTGGTGTCCCATAAATAACCATCGCTAAACAAGATATGATGATGCGGATTTTCAACAATTCTATTGGTATCGCGTGAATACTTACTTGTTTCCCGGCTATACTCTACATAAGTTATCTTTTTAATCTGTTTAAAATTGTACTCTTTTGCCGATAGTTCTGTAAAGGCGTTTATCTCAATTTTATAGTTCCATATCTTGATATAATAATCGCTCATCAAAAAAACCATGATCAACGCCATACTTACTAAAACTAAAGCCATGGGTTTCCAAATCTTCAGTTCATCTGCACCTGTTCTGAGTGTTATAAAAGGCGAATACTCTGCGAGTTCCTGCCTGGGCACAACAATACGGCAAAGTAATTCTACAGGAAAATAACTTAGCGCAACGGCCAAAAAAGCAGCCGGAAAATACCATGTAAACCCATCAATATAAGCCTGGTACTTAATACGTGGGTTATCATCTGTTTCCATCATCATTAAGTATTGCAGCCCTTTGCCAATACCCCAGGTCATGAGCGGCCAAAAAACTGCCAGCATAACAATCGATATCCACCACCATTTATAATACTTTCGTAAAAGCACATCAGGGCTTTGCTTAACTTTATTGAGTTTACCCGGATGAAAAACAACAACAAATATCAGCAGTAGTAAAACGGCAATTTCTAAAACCCACTGGTTATTCTCCATAAGCTCCTAAAACCCGAACGATCTCCGTTCCATCCACGATTGCAATAGTATAACGGCCGATACAGTATCAACCAACGCCTTATCCTGCCTGACTGATTTTTTTACACCACCCGCCAGTATAGCCGCCGAGGCCATTTTGGAGGTAAAGCGCTCATCCATCATATCAATTGGAACATCGGGGAAAGTCTTTTTCAACAAATTAACAAAACCCTTAACATGCATGGCCGATTGCGACGGCGTATTGTCCATTTGCTTAGGTTCGCCCACCACAAACCTTTCCACCTGTTCGGTTTGCAGGTACTTTTTTAAATACTCTACTATCAGGTTTGGATGCACAGTTTCCAACCCGGTGGCTATCATTTGCAATGGATCGGTAACGGCAATGCCTATGCGCTTGGTACCGTAATCAAAAGCCATTATTCTCATAGTGTTGCGGGTTGTCTGTTGTGAGTTATCTGAACTTTGTAAAAGTAAGTATTTGCATGGTTAATAACTTTGTGTTGTTGTCCTGTTCTATAAAAACGCCAATCACACAACTCACAACAGACAACCCACAACTAAAAATTTTCCCTATCTTGCACCAATGCAGTTTAAAGAGATAGTAGGGCAGCAAGCTGTAAAGCAACGTTTGTTAAACACCGTTCAGGAGAATAGGGTTAGCCATGCCCAGTTGTTTTTGGGCCCCGAAGGGTCGGGTAGTTTAGCGCTTGCGGTTGCTTATGCCCAGTATCTCTCTTGCGAAGACAAGCAACCAACTGATTCATGCGGAGTATGTTCATCATGCCGCAAATACGAAAAACTGGTTCACCCTGATCTGCACTTTTCTTATCCTTTTTTTGCATCCGATAAAAACGACACCTCACTCAGCTTCATTGAGCAATGGCGCGAGG contains the following coding sequences:
- a CDS encoding glucosaminidase domain-containing protein, whose amino-acid sequence is MKKILLIACLLTSAFAASAQNTSKTYVDKFKDNAIRIMHESGVPASIILAIAMHESASGNSKLARTQNNHFGVKGKSPVSYTGRKKTKSAYKQYDSATDSFQDFARIMTERKQFSHLSVSLSHYDYKSWVKGIQRSGYASSKKWGSQVLGLINRYDLHAYDEQPDSVKAAEPKRQ
- a CDS encoding O-methyltransferase, translated to MKLVKKVKKPDICRMEILDPQLQTYLETHCDPEPEALKKINRDTYLKQLKPNMLSGHYQGRLLSMLSKMVQPKLVLEIGTFTGYATICLAEGLTEGGKVHTIEVNREQEDTLRNNFELADVQDRIELYIGDAQDVLFGLSENIYDLAFIDADKKSNLTYFELIIDKIRPGGLIIIDNVLWKGKVYGDANDTDTQLFRKLNDTIAVNTQVEKLILPVRDGVLVIRKK
- a CDS encoding NAD(P)-dependent oxidoreductase, encoding MTHQTVALIGATGKAGKYILQHLLTSGYKVNALIRKPKEFLISHPLLEVIQGDAKDADTIDMLLQNCTAVISTLGQKPGEPLCSALATRHIISGMEKHHIERYVFLSGLNLDVPGDRKSETNQAKSLWMRQHYPEAVANKQDAYELVAKSNIDYTMIRLPLIEQTDERRKLIVDLHDCPGEDISTTDLAEFIVQQINNKEYVRKAPFVASL
- the ruvX gene encoding Holliday junction resolvase RuvX, with translation MRIMAFDYGTKRIGIAVTDPLQMIATGLETVHPNLIVEYLKKYLQTEQVERFVVGEPKQMDNTPSQSAMHVKGFVNLLKKTFPDVPIDMMDERFTSKMASAAILAGGVKKSVRQDKALVDTVSAVILLQSWMERRSFGF